Genomic DNA from Microbacterium lacus:
CCGGGCCGTCATCGGCGTAGCGCTCGATCTGGGCGCCGGTGCGCAGCGCGGTGTGGCTGCTGCGCAGCGCCGACAGCTCGGCGATCTGCGTGTACAGCGGGGCGGCGGTGTCGAACCGGTCCGTCGAGCCGAGCTGCTCGCCGGTCACGAGCGGCTGGTTCGCATACTCGGCCGTCTGCGTCGCGAACATGCTCTGGCGGGCGTCCTTGTCGCCGCCGGTGCCGGCGAAGCCCTGCTCGTCGCCGTAGTAGACGACCGGCTGACCGCGGGTCAGGTACATGAGCTCGTGCGCGAGCTCATCGCGCTCGAGGGTGCCGGAACCTCCGAGGAAGTAGCCGATGCGCCCCATGTCGTGGTTGCCGAGGAAGGTCGGCAACGCCGTGGCGGACGAATCGGGCGTCGTGTACATGTCGTCACCGGCGAACAGCGACTGCAGGAGCGCAGCCGAGCCGCCCTTCGCGTACGCGGCGGCGTTGGACTGGAACGTGAAGTCCAGGACCGAGTTCATGTCGGTGTCGCGGACGTAGGGCGACAGCTTCGCCGGGTCGGCGTCGTAGACCTCGCCGAACATGAAGAAGTCGGGCTTGCCGGACGCGTGGGCGTAATCGAGCACCTGCTGCGACCACTGCTCCCAGAACTCGAAGTTCACGTGCTTGGCGGTGTCGATGCGGAATCCGTCGATGCCGAGGTCGACCCACGTCTTGTAGACGTCGACGAAACCGTTCACGACCGTCGGGTTCTCGGTCATGAGGTCGTCGAGCCCGCTGAAGTCGCCGTAGGTGGTGGACTCACCGGAATACGTCGAGTCGCCGCGATTGTGGTAGAGCGTCGGGTCGTTCAGCCACGCCGGCACCTTGAGGTCCTGGTCCTCCGGCGCGACGACCGGGGTGTACGGGAAGCTCGTCTGGGCGTCGAGCGTGGGGAAGGTGTCGCCGCCCGCGTACTCGGCCGGGTCGAAGACGTTGCCGGCGGCATCCCGATACGGGCTCGTCGCCTGATCGACGTACGTGTACTGGTTCTCCTCGTAGGAGATCACGTCGGCGGTGTGGTTCACGATGATGTCGAAGTAGATCTTGATTCCCTTGGCGTGGGCCTCGTCGATCAGGGCTTCGAGTTCGGCGTTCGTGCCGAGGTGCGGGTCGATCTGGGTGAAGTCGGTGATCCAGTAGCCGTGGTATCCGGCGCTCGCGTTCGCGCCCTCGCCCTGCACGGGACGGTTCTTGAAGCTCGGGGTCAGCCAGATCGCCGAGGTACCGAGGCCCTCGATGTAGTCGAGCTTGCTGCGCAGGCCCGCGATGTCGCCGCCCTGGTAGAAGCCCTTGTCGGTGGGGTCGAACCCGGTGGTGAGCCGGTCGCCCTCGAGGCCGCCGAGGTCGTTCGTGGCGTCGCCGTTGGCGAAGCGGTCGGTCATCACGAAGTAGAACTGCTCTTCGCTGCCGGCCTGGCGGGCGGGGGCTGCGACGAGGGCGTCGTCGGCGGCGGAGTAACCGGCGGCGAGGCTGGTGGCCTCGACGCCGACGCGCTTGATGTTGTCGTCGAACACGAAGCGCAGCGTGGCGGGACCGTTGACCGTGAGCGGGATGTTGTCGCCACCGCCGTCCAGGCCGTACGACTCGTCCCATGTGCCGTTCACGGCGACCTTGTACTCGTAGGAGCCGGCCGGAACCTCGAACTCAGCGGCGGAGACGCCCTCGGTGCCGGTGGGCTGCAGGCTCGTCTGGGTGCAGTCCGGCTGCCAATCGGCCGAACACCCGAGCTCGCTCTGGAGGCTGCCGACGAGCGCGAACGTGCGGTCGGCAGCGGCGGCCGGAGCGGTGACGGCGACCGCTCCGGTGAGGATCAGTGCGGCGGAGGCGAGGACGGCGATCAACCGGCGTGCGCGGACAACAGGGGTCTTCTTCGACACGGGGGGCTCCTGGGGGGATGGAGTGGGCACGGCTGCGTACCCGGCGCGATTCAGCCGAAGGTAACAGGAGATCCACAGGATTGCAAGCGCTTACAGCGTTACGTGTAAGCGCTTGCAGGGCCGGCCGCCCCAACGCCGCGACGGTCGTGCGCGCCGCCGTCGTTTCGGATCTGCCGTGTCCGAGGTCGCCGAGGTGCCGAAAGACTGCTGGTCGTGACCAGTGTCGTCACTACGGGCCGAATTCGACCTCCTTCAGCCCCGCTCAGCAGTCCCCGGGCACGCCGACGCCGTGAGGGTCAGGACTCGGAGGGCTCCAGCGGCAGAACCAGCCCGTAGTTCCACGACACGATGGCGGGCTGCTCGCGGTAGTAGCTCAGCACCGAGACGGAGCCCGCGTCCAGGGTGATCTGCGCGCCGAACCGCGGTGCCATGCGGAGGAACACCGCCGTGAGGATGCGCAGGAAGTGCCCGTGCGCCACGAGCGCGACATCGCCCTCGACCATCGCGGGCAGAACCCGGTTCAGCACACGTGATGCGCGGTCGGCGACCTCTTCCACGGTCTCGCCGGGCGTCGCGCCGCGGATGACGCCGTGCGTGAACGCGCTCCAGTTGTACCCGAGCTCGGCGCGGATGTCGCGCGTCGTGCGCCCCTCGTACCCGCCGTAGTCCCACTCGACCATCAGCGGATCGATCTGGGCGTCGAGACCCGCGAGTTCGGCGGTGCGGCGTGCGCGTTCCAGCGGAGAGGTCAGCACGAGCGAGAAGTCGTAACGGGCCACGAGACGACCGGCGCCGCGGGCGAGGTCTTCCCCCCTGGCGGTGAGCGGGATGTCGGTGAGCCCGGTGTGACGACCCGACTTCGACCACTCCGTCTCGCCGTGGCGGATCAGGACGAGGTTGCCCTGGGGGTTGTCCGGAGCGGGGCGGTCGGGCAGCGGATCATCGAGGGACATGTCGCAACGGTACCCGCCGCCGCGCCCCGTGCGATGTCGGTGGCCCCTCGTACATTTGTTCTATGAACAGGGCGCTCGATCTCCTCCCCGCAGAGGTCGAGGGCGTGCGCGCCGTGTGGAGCGGGCCGGATGCCGCGTCGCTCAGCGACAGTGACCTCGTGGCCGTGAACGAACGGTACTGCCGCATGCAGCGGATGCTCGACGCGGACCGGGCGCAGCTGGCCGCCGAGATCGCGCGACGGTCCCGTCCCGAGCTCGGACCTGGGAGTCTGGCCAAGACGCAAGGATTCCGAAACCCGACCGCGCTGATCGCGGCGACCGCGGGCACGTCGACCGGGGACGCCGCCCGACTGGTCAAGGTCGGTGAGGCGACCGCGCCGCGGCAGCTCCTCTCGGGTGAGAAGGCCCCCGCCCGCCACCCGCACGTGGCCGCGGCACTGCAGGAGGCGGGCCTGACTGCGCAGGCCGCAGGGGCGATCATCGGCATTCTCGACCGTGTCGCCCTGCGGGCCGGGCACGAGGCGATCGAGGTCGCCGAGAAGACGCTGGCCGAGCAGGCGCCAGGGCTCTCGATGGATCAGCTGCACCGGTTGCTCGTGCACGCCGACGCATGGCTCGACCCCGACGGGGTTGCTCCGCGGGAGGACGAGAAGCGCGGACTCGAGCAGCTGATCATGCGCGAGGTGGACGGCATGTTCGAGATCACCGGGCGACTCACGCCCGAGCACGGCGCCCCGGTCAAGGTCGCGATCGAAGCACTGGTGTCGGCCGAGATGCGGGCCACGCGGGATGACCCGCGGGACGGGACCGCCGACTCGGATGCCCCACGCCGGTCCGTCGTGCAGATGCACGCCGATGCGCTCGTGCGGCTGTGTGAACACGCGCTCGGATGCTCGCAGACCGACCTCCCGCTCCAGGGCGCCGCCGTCATCGTGCGCATCGACCACGACAACCTCATCAACGGCACCGGATACGCCACGATCGACGGCATCACCGCCCCGGTCTCAGTCGCCACCGCCCGCCGGATGGCCGCCGCCGGCGAGATCATCTCCTGCGTGCTCGACGGCACCGGGCAGATCCTCGACTGGGGCCGCACCCGACGGCTCTTCTCCCGCAACCAACGCCTCGCCCTGCTCGAACGAGACGGCGGATGCGCGATGTGCGGCGTCCCACCCGGACACGTCAAGGTCCATCACATCCGCTGGTGGGCACGGGATGCTGGACCCACCGACCTCGCCAACGGCGTCTGTCTCTGCGAAAGCTGTCACCACCGCATCCACGACAATGGGTGGGAGATTCGGATCGACGGAATCGGCATCAGCGCGAAAGTCTGGTTCATCCCTCCGCCCCACGTCGATCCGGCTCGCACGCCGCGCCTCGGCGGCCGCGCCAAATACGACTACGCCGCCTGATACGACTACGCCGCCTGAGCGAGGCCGCCGGTGGCACCAGCGAGGCGGGAGCGCGCGTGGGCCGCGAGCGCGTGGGCAAGAGCGCGTGAGCGTGAGGGCGCGGGAACCGCCGAGCGAAGCAGCTACAGCCGCTCGATCAGCGTCGCGTTCGCCATCCCGCCGCCCTCGCACATCGTCTGCAGTCCGTACCGACCGCCGGATTCTTCGAGGCTCGCCAACAGCGTCCCGAGAAGGCGCGTGCCGGACGACCCCAGCGCATGCCCGAGCGCGATCGCGCCGCCCCACGCGTTCAGCCGCTCGGGGTCCGCGCGCAGGTCATGCGCCCACGCGAGCGGCACCGAGGCGAACGCCTCATTCACCTCGTACGCGTCGAGGTCGTCGATCGTGAGCTTGCTGCGCTCCAGCAGACGCCGCGTCGCCGGGATCGGGCCGGTCAGCATCATGAGCGGGTCATCGCCCACGACGGCGAACGACACGAACCGCGCCCGCGGCCGGAGGCCCAGCTCGATGGCCTTCTCCTCGCTCATGATGAGCGCCGCGGAGGCCCCGTCGGTCAGCGGTGAGGAGTTGCCGGGGGTGATCCGCCAGTCGACGTCCGTGAATCGGGCGGCCATCTCCTCCGTCCGGAACGCTGGCGCGAGACCGGACAGGCCCTCCATCGTCGTCTCCGCCCGCACGGTCTCATCCGCCGTGACGAGCGAGCCGTCCACCTCCACGGGAATGAGCTGCGACGAGAAGAGACCATCGGATGCCGCATCCGCCGCCCGCCGATGAGACTCCATCGCGTAGGCATCCAGCACCTCGCGCGACAGGCCCCAGCGCTGGGCGATCAGCTCGGCGGACACGCCCTGGTTCACGAGCCCCTCGGGATACCGCTCCCGAAGGAGCGGCGAGCGCGTGCCACCGGCGCGCGACGACCCGAGCGGCACCCGGCTCATCGACTCCACCCCGCCGGCGATCACGATGTCGTAGGCCCCGGCGATCACCCCCTGCGCGGCGAAATGCGCGGCCTGTTGGCTCGACCCGCACTGCCGGTCGATCGTCGTGGCCGGCACCGACTCATCGAACCCGGCGGCAAGGACCGCGTGCCGGGCGACGTTCATACCCTGATCGCCGACCTGGCTCACACAGCCCAGCAGCACGTCGTCGATCTGTGTCGACTCCAGCCCGTTCCGCTCGAGCACCGACCGCAGGACGAGCGCCGCGAGGTCGATCGGGTGCACGCCCGACAGCGCTCCCCCGGGCTTGCCTCTACCGGACGGGGTGCGGACGACGTCGACGATGACGGCGGTGCGGCTCATGGCGCTGCCTCCTGGCGAGCCGGGTCGGCGGCATCGCCGTGTCCAGCCTACGGAGCCGACATGGATCGCGGGGAGGCGTCGTCGCCGTCGCCGGCGATGAGCAGCCCTCGCTCACGGGCGACGCGCACGGCGTCGCTGCGGCGACTCACCCCGAGCTTGCGGTAGACCGACTTCGCATGCTGTCTGACGGTGTGGAAGCTCAGGTACAGGCGCGCAGCGATCTCAGCCATCGTCAGCAGCGAGGGAAGGAGGGCGAGGACCTCGCGCTCGCGGGCCGTCAAGACGACGGTGGGCGCGTCGGGGCGAGGGCGCAGCGCGGCCTGCAATGCGGCGATCCGCTCCGCAGAGCCGCGCCATCGGGCCGCCTCCGAATCGATGGCGAGGATCCGCAACCGCGCTGACGCCTCCCCGGAGCTGCGACGGAGCAGCTCGATCTCGGCGAGATCCGCGACGACAGCCACCAGTGGATCGACCCCGCCCATCTCGCGCATGGGCGCGAGCGCGGCGAGCGCGACGCGCGCGTCCTCATCGCGCTCGTCATCGGCGGCCGCAAGAGCACTCGCTGCCCACGCGGGCGCGGTCACCGGCTGATCGTCCCAGCCGAGGGCTCGCGCGGGGGCGAGAGCGGTCTCGGCCGCGAGCGCGGCGCTGCGCGCTTCGCCGAGCAGGGCCAAGCCGATCGCTCGGAAGCCGTCTGCGCGCACGGCGACGAACTCCGATGCCTGCGGCACGCCACGGCGGTCCGCGAGCATCCGCACGCCCCGCTCCAGGGACCCCGCCCACAGCTCGGCGTGCCCCGCGAGCGTCTCGGCCACGTCGACGTAGATCGGCCAGGCGGGCGTCGTGGCCGGATCCAGCATCCGCACCGCCTCCACGGCGGCGCGGGCACTCATCAGCATCGCCTCCGGCTGCCCGTCCATAAGAGCGCGCTCGGCGGTCAGGATGTGCACGGCCGCGATCGTCGGCGGCGGGACCGGGGCGACGGCGGCCCGCACGGCCTGCACGGCGACGCGAAGCTCCCTGCGGAACGCCTCCCGCTGGCCGCGACAGAACGCCAGCGCCGACAGCGCCGCCGCGAGGGCGGGATCACTGGGCGCTAGATGCCGCGGAATGCGATCGAGTTCGATCAGCAGCGCTTCCCGATCACGACCCGCGAACAGCAGTGCGACGCTGCGCATGAGGAGTGCGCCGACGAAGAGCCACTCACCCGCATCGGCCGCGCAGCGAATCGCGAGCAGCAGCATGCCTTCGCGTTCGTACCAGACGGCTGCCCGTGCGAGCAGGCCGCGCCGCATCGCCGGGCGCCGCTCCCACTGCGTCAATGCCCCTGACCGCAGACCCGGCTCCACGGCCGTCTGACCGCTCCCGGGGTCGATGACCACGGCGCCGCTCGCCCTCAGGCGATCGAGCTGACCGGCCACCGCCATCACGGCGTCATCCGCGGGATCGTCGTCGTCCTCGGCGAGCACGGCCGCCAACAGCGGTGTGATCACCTCCACGAGCGCGAGCCGGGCAAGCAGGTCCCGGTCGAGATCATCCAGATCGCGCACGACATCGCCCCTTCTGCGGACGGCCCCCCATCCGCGGATTCCCCCATTCTGGGGGAAGTGGCGGGCACCGGGGCCTCGATGGAATGAACCGTTCCCCTACGCCAAGGAGTTCCATGTCGCCGCGCCCGCTGCCCAGCCGTCCTCGCTTCGTCCGACTCATCGCCGTTCCGATCGCGGTCATCGCACTCGCGTTGGCGGGATGCACCGCCGAGGAGGGGACGGACGACTCCGAGTGGACCTTCTCGGACGCTCCGGTCTCCTGGGCCGCGTGCGCGGGAGACGATGCCGTGATCGACGGGCTCGAGTGCGCGACCTACGAGGTGCCGCTGGATTACGCCGATGCGGGCGGTGAGACGATCTCGCTCGCTCTGCGCCGGATGCCCGCCGCCTCCGGAGAGAGCCAGGGCACGCTGTTCTTCAACCCCGGCGGACCGGGTGGCACGGGATCGGGACAGTTCCCGGCCTGGTACGAGCTCTTCCCTCAGACGGTGCGCGACGCTTTCGACCTCGTCAGCTGGGACCCCCGCGGGGTCGGCGAGTCCACCGCCGTGCAGTGCTATCCCGACGCGGATGCCGAGGGAGAGGTCATCGGCCCGGTGGGCGACTTCCCCCTCACCTTCGACGAGCAGCAGGCCTGGAACGAGGCGTACGCGGAGTTGGGCGAGGCGTGCGCGTCGAACGCCGGTGATCTGGCCGCACACGTCTCCACCGGAGACACGGCGCGGGACCTCGAACAGCTGCGCCGGGCCACCGGCGGCGAACCGCTGAACTACTGGGGCGTGTCGTACGGCACGTTCCTCGGCATGACCTACGCGAACATGTTCCCCGATCAGATCCGCTCCTTCGTCCTCGACGGCAACCTGAGCCCGCAGAACTGGACGAACGACGGCGATCCCGATGCCCAGCAGACACTCGGCGTGCGCATCGGATCGCTGGACAACGCCGAGGTGCTCGATCAGTTCTTCGTCCTCTGCGCGACCGCAGGGCCTGACCAGTGCGCGTTCGCCGCGCCTACGGTCCAGCAGACGCGCCAGAAGTGGACGGACCTTCAGAACATCCTGGCGGCAGGTCCGGTGACCTTCTCGTCGGCCGCCGGACCACGCACGATCACCCTCACCGACCTGGTGACGGACGTCGACAACGGCATGGACGTCAGCGCTCCCATCCCGGGGGCGCAAGGGTGGGTAGGAACGGCCACCGCGCTGCAGACCATCTACGAGGCGGCGACGAACCCCGCGCCCGCTCCCGCGCAGCCGGACGGGGACGCGTCGTCGGATGCTGCGCCGGAGCCACCGGCGACGACGTATGTCGGACCCGAGCAGGCGCTCAGCATCGCCTGCGGGGATGCTGCCGCCGTAGCACCCGAGCGCATCCCGACGCTCGCGGTGGAAGTGCAGCAGCAGGCGGGATACAGCGGTCTGGCGACGCTGTATTTCGACGTGCCGTGCAGCTTCTGGCAGGTGAAGGCGGCCGATCCCTACACGGGCCCGTGGAAGGTGAAGACCTCTCAGCCCGCCCTGGTCGTCAACACGACCCACGACCCGTCGACGCCCTACAAGAACGCGGTGCAGAACTCCGATCTTCTCGAGGGATCCGTATTGCTGACCGTCAACGGATACGGGCACACGTCGCTGCTGAACCGGAGCACCTGCGCCGACGACCTGATCGCCGCCTACATCCTGGACGGCACGCTTCCCGAGGCCGGCACGTTCTGCGCGCAGGACAAGCAGCCGTTCCAGCAGTGAGCACGGCGAAAGGATCATCATGACCACGGCGACCGAACCCCGCACCGACGCCACCCGCGAGCCCGGCATCCGGGGCCTCGCCCGCCGGCGCCCCCTGACGATGTTCTTCGTCATCGCCTACGCGGTGACATGGCTGCTGTGGAGCCCGCTCATCCTCCTCGGTGTGCCGGCGTTCAATCCCGACACATTCGCCCCGACGATCTGGGTGCTCCCGGGGATCGCGATCGGTGTGACCGGAACCGCGTTCCTCATGGTCGGGCTCATCGACGGCAAGCCCGGCATCCGGCGTCTCGCGAGCCGCCTCATCTCGTTCCGGCACGGAATCCAGTGGTACCTGGTGGCGATCCTGCTGCTTCCGGGCACCGCGGTGATCGTGACGCTCATCCTCGGCGCGACCGACGCGGGTGCCGCCTTCGCGCTGACGTCACTCGTGATCTACCCGGCTTCGTACGCCGCGCACTTCATCTTCGGACCGCTCTTCGAGGAGACCGGCTGGCGCGGATTCGCCCTCCCGCGGATGCAGAACAAGTACGGTCCTTTCCGGGGCACGTTCTACCTCTCGCTGCTGTGGGCGACGTGGCACTTCTCGCTGTACATCCCGTCCTGGTTCGGCAGCGGCGACATCGGCCAGGGGATGTTCGGACTGGGCTTCTTCACCCTCACCGTGATCGGGATGACGTTCATCTTCACCTGGCTCTCCAACAACACGCAGGCGAGCCTCGCGCTCTGCATCCTCCTGCACGGCTCGATCGACGGCTCCGTGACGTACTTCCAGCGCCTGGCGGCGGGCGGAACGATCGCGGCGGACACGTCGGCCATGCTCGTCGGATTCGGCGCCACGATCGGATACTTCGTGATCGCGACCATCGTGCTGCTCGCGACCCGCGGCAGGCTCAGCTATCCGCGCTACCAGCGCGAAGCCGAAGACCTCGATCTGCACCCGAGTCGGCACCACGGCGAGCGCATCCTCGCCGGTTGAGAAGGCGAGGCCGCCGGCTGCTGGGGGGCAGGGTCAGCCGGCGGCCTCCTCCGGGCGGTCCAAGGTTGCTGCGGCATCGAGCGCGGCATCCGGAACGTAGCCGTCGATGTGACGCTCGTCGGGACCGTTGTACGCCGACAGCGGCCGGATGAGGGCGTTCGAGGCGGCCTGCTCCATGATGTGCGCCGTCCACCCGGTCACCCGCGCCGCGACGAACAGCGGTGTGAAGGTGAGCGTGTCGAAGCCCATCAGGTTGTACGCCGGCCCCGACGGGTAATCGAGATTGGGGTAGATGCCCTTCCGCGCAACGAAGTCGGCCTCGAGCGCGTCGTACAGCGCGGCGAGGTCGCGGGCGCTGTCACCCTGCGCCGAGTAGTGCTCGACCAGGGTGTCCAGCGCGGCCTTCATCGTCGGCACGCGCGAATCGCCGTGCTTGTACACGCGGTGCCCGAAGCCCATGATCTTGCGCTTCTCGGCGAGCGCGGTGTCCAGCCACGGTCCGACGTTCTGCGCCGAGCCGATCTCGTCGAAGATGTGCATCACGGCCTCGTTCGCGCCACCGTGCAGCGGTCCCTTGAGGGCCCCGATCGCCCCGACGACCGCGGAGTACAGGTCGGACATCGTGCTCGTGATGACGCGGGCCGTGAACGTCGAGGCGTTGAACGAGTGCTCCGCGTACAGGATCATCGACACGTTGAACGCCTGCGCGACCACGGGGTCCGGCTCTTCGCCGAACGTCATCCAGAGGAAGTTCTGCGAGTAGTCCAGATCCTCCCGAGGATCCAGGATACCGAGCCCGTGGCGTCGGCGCTGGTCGTAGGCGACCATCGCGGGGAGCTTGGCGAGCAGACGCCGCGACTTCGCCAGATCGGACTCGCGCGAGCTGTCGAACGCAGCGGGGTCGGAAGCCCCGACGAGGGAGACGGCCGTGCGCAGCACGTCCATCGGGTGGGCGTCCAGCGGCGTGAGGTCGATCGCCTCGCGGACGTTGTCATCCAGCGCCCGGTTCGCCCGCTCCTCGGCGGTGAACGCCGCCAACTGGTCGGCATCCGGCAGCTCGCCGTACCAGAGCAGGTACGCGACGGCCTCGAACGACTGCGTCGCGGCGAGCTCCTGGACCGGGTAGCCGCGGTAGAGCAGGCTGTTCGTCTCGGGATTGACCTTCGACACGGCGGTGTAGTCGACGGTGACCCCGGCGAGGCCCTTCTTGATCTCGATGTCTGTCATCTCTCTCTTCCTCGGGAGGCTCAGCGGGCGATCTGGAAGTTGAACACCGAAGTGTCGAAGTGGTTGTAATCCTCGTAGTCGATCAGGTCGTAGAGGTCGGCGCGATGCTGCATCTCGCCGAGCTTCGAGGTCAGGTGCCCCTCGTCGATCAGCGTATCCAGCGCCCGGCCGGCGGCCCCCATCGCGATGCGCAGGAGCGACACCGGCCAGATCACGATGTTCACGCCGACGCTCTGGAGCTGATCGACGGAGAACAGGTCGCTCTTTCCGAACTCGGTCATGTTCGCGAGGATCGGCACGTCGACTGCGGCGCGCACCGCGGCGAACTCCTCGAGGGAGCGCATCGCTTCGGGGAAGATCGCGTCGGCACCGGCATCCACGAGCGCCTTCGCGCGGTCGAGCGCCGCCTCGAGACCGTCCACCGCGCGGATGTCGGTGCGCGCCATGATCAGGAAGTTCGGATCGCGACGCGCGTCGACCGCCGCGCGGATGCGCTTGATCGCGGTGTCCTGGTCGACGACGGCCTTTCCGTCGAGGTGACCGCAGCGCTTCGGGTTGATCTGATCCTCGATGTGCATGCCGGCAAGGCCGGCGTCCTCGAGCGTCTGGATCGTCCGCGCCACATTCATCGGCTCGCCGAACCCCGTGTCGGCGTCGATGAGGGCCGGCAGCTCGGTCATCCGCGCGATCTGCTGCCCGCGACCGGCGACCTCGGTGAGGGTCGTCAGGCCGATGTCGGGCAGACCGAGGTCGGCGGACAGCACGGCACCGGAGATGTAGACGCCCTCGAATCCCTTGCGCTCGATGAGCTTCGCGCTCAGCGGGTTGAACGCCCCGGGGAAGCGCAGCAGCTCCCCCGACGCCAGCCGCTCACGGAACAGCCGCCGTTTCTCGGCCGCCGGTGTCTGCGCGTACAGCATCAGAACAGCCCCTTCGGGGCGGGCGCGGTCGCGAGCACACCGGGCTTCGCGACGATCGTGAGCTGACCGACCTCTTCGGCGGTGAGATCGGGCAGGCGCTGGGCGAGGTCCAGGAACCGCTCGATCTCCTCGGGCAGGAGCACCGGCTCGGCGAGGATGCGGAACTTGCGGACGTAGTCCTCGCGTGCGAACGGACGCGCACCGAGCGGGTGGGCATCGGCCACCGCGATCTCGTCGACGAGCTCGGTGCCGTCGGTGAAGCGGATCACGACGCGGCCTCCGAATGCCTTCTCGTTCGGGTCCTCCGAGTGGTAACGGCGAGTCCACTCGGCGTCCTCCGCCGTCGTGACCTTGTGCCACAGGGCGACGGTGTCCTCGCGAGTCGCGCGCTCGGGAGCGTAGGAGTCGACGTGGTGCCACGTGCCGTCCTGCAGCGCGACGGTGAAGATGAACGGGATCGAGTGGTCCAGCGTCTCGCGTGAGGCGTGCGGGTCGTACTTCTGCGGGTCGTTCGCGCCCGAGCCGATCACGTAGTGCGTGTGGTGGCTCGTGTGCAGCACGATCGACTCGATGTTGTCCGGGGCGAAGGCATCGGGGTGCTCGTTGTGGAGCTTGCGGGCCAGGTCGATCCAGGCCTGCGCCTGGTACTCCGCGGAGTGCTCCTTCGTGTACGAATCGAGGATGCCGCGCTTGGACTCCCCGGTCGCCGGCAGCGGCACCTCGTACGAGGCGTCGGGACCGTCCAGCAGCCATGCGATCACGCCGTCTTCGCCCTCGTAGATCGGGCTCGGCGAGGTCTCGCCGCGCATCGCGCGGTCGACAGCCTCCACGGCCATCTTCCCGGCGAACGCGGGAGCGTGCGCCTTCCACGTGGAGATCTCGCCCTTGCGGGACTGCCGGGTCGCGGTCGTCGTGTGCAGCGCCTGGCCGACGGCCTGGTAGATCGTCTCGACCGGGAGGTCCAGGAGTGTGCCGATCCCGGCGGCGGCCGACGGGCCGAGGTGGGCGACGTGGTCGATCTTGTGCTTGTGGAGCGAGATCGCGCGCACGAGGTCGATCTGGATCTCATAGCCGGTGGCGATTCCGCGCACGAGCGCCCGGCCGTCGGCGCCGACGTGCTGGGCGACCGCGACGATGGGCGGGATGTTGTCGCCGGGGTGCGAGTACTCCGCGGCGAGGAAGGTGTCGTGGTAGTCGAGCTCGCGCACGGCGACGCCGTTCGCCCACGCCGCCCACTCGGGGCTCGTCCGCCGCTCGACGCTGCAGCCGAAGACGGTCGCCCCCTTGCCGCTGATCGACACCGCGTGGTCGAGCGCCTGCTGGCGGGCGGCGCTCACGGGCGCGCGGGTGAGGGATGCCGCGGCCACGGCGGCGTTGTCGATCACCCGGTTGATGATCATGTCGACGACGTCCTGGTCGACCTCGACGGGATCGGCGGCGATCTCGGCGATGCGCCAGGCGAGCTGTCCCTCGCGGGAGAGGTGCTCGTCACTGCGGTGGACGCGGAGGTGGTGCGTGGTGGTCATGCCGTGCCTTTCAGAGCGGACGGTGCGTCGAGCGACGCGAGGATCGTGGTCAGAGCGTTGTGCAGGTGCACGTGGGTCGCGTGGGCGGCGAGGTCGGCATCCCGATCGGCGATCGCGGAGGCGATCAGCCGGTGCTCGGCGACCGAGGCGGCCAGTCGCTCGGGGATGTCGCGCGCCAGGCGCCGCACCCGCACGAGGTGGGTGCGGATGCCGCGCAGAGCCGACGTGAGGTAGTCGTTGTCGATCGCGGCGTCCAGCTGCGCGTCGAAACGGGCGATGAGCGCGTAGTACGCGTCACGCCCCTCGTCGCGGTCGAGGGCGCCGACGCCGGCGAACTCGACGGCGAGCGC
This window encodes:
- a CDS encoding histidine phosphatase family protein; this translates as MSLDDPLPDRPAPDNPQGNLVLIRHGETEWSKSGRHTGLTDIPLTARGEDLARGAGRLVARYDFSLVLTSPLERARRTAELAGLDAQIDPLMVEWDYGGYEGRTTRDIRAELGYNWSAFTHGVIRGATPGETVEEVADRASRVLNRVLPAMVEGDVALVAHGHFLRILTAVFLRMAPRFGAQITLDAGSVSVLSYYREQPAIVSWNYGLVLPLEPSES
- a CDS encoding HNH endonuclease codes for the protein MNRALDLLPAEVEGVRAVWSGPDAASLSDSDLVAVNERYCRMQRMLDADRAQLAAEIARRSRPELGPGSLAKTQGFRNPTALIAATAGTSTGDAARLVKVGEATAPRQLLSGEKAPARHPHVAAALQEAGLTAQAAGAIIGILDRVALRAGHEAIEVAEKTLAEQAPGLSMDQLHRLLVHADAWLDPDGVAPREDEKRGLEQLIMREVDGMFEITGRLTPEHGAPVKVAIEALVSAEMRATRDDPRDGTADSDAPRRSVVQMHADALVRLCEHALGCSQTDLPLQGAAVIVRIDHDNLINGTGYATIDGITAPVSVATARRMAAAGEIISCVLDGTGQILDWGRTRRLFSRNQRLALLERDGGCAMCGVPPGHVKVHHIRWWARDAGPTDLANGVCLCESCHHRIHDNGWEIRIDGIGISAKVWFIPPPHVDPARTPRLGGRAKYDYAA
- a CDS encoding thiolase family protein → MSRTAVIVDVVRTPSGRGKPGGALSGVHPIDLAALVLRSVLERNGLESTQIDDVLLGCVSQVGDQGMNVARHAVLAAGFDESVPATTIDRQCGSSQQAAHFAAQGVIAGAYDIVIAGGVESMSRVPLGSSRAGGTRSPLLRERYPEGLVNQGVSAELIAQRWGLSREVLDAYAMESHRRAADAASDGLFSSQLIPVEVDGSLVTADETVRAETTMEGLSGLAPAFRTEEMAARFTDVDWRITPGNSSPLTDGASAALIMSEEKAIELGLRPRARFVSFAVVGDDPLMMLTGPIPATRRLLERSKLTIDDLDAYEVNEAFASVPLAWAHDLRADPERLNAWGGAIALGHALGSSGTRLLGTLLASLEESGGRYGLQTMCEGGGMANATLIERL
- a CDS encoding helix-turn-helix transcriptional regulator, with the protein product MRDLDDLDRDLLARLALVEVITPLLAAVLAEDDDDPADDAVMAVAGQLDRLRASGAVVIDPGSGQTAVEPGLRSGALTQWERRPAMRRGLLARAAVWYEREGMLLLAIRCAADAGEWLFVGALLMRSVALLFAGRDREALLIELDRIPRHLAPSDPALAAALSALAFCRGQREAFRRELRVAVQAVRAAVAPVPPPTIAAVHILTAERALMDGQPEAMLMSARAAVEAVRMLDPATTPAWPIYVDVAETLAGHAELWAGSLERGVRMLADRRGVPQASEFVAVRADGFRAIGLALLGEARSAALAAETALAPARALGWDDQPVTAPAWAASALAAADDERDEDARVALAALAPMREMGGVDPLVAVVADLAEIELLRRSSGEASARLRILAIDSEAARWRGSAERIAALQAALRPRPDAPTVVLTAREREVLALLPSLLTMAEIAARLYLSFHTVRQHAKSVYRKLGVSRRSDAVRVARERGLLIAGDGDDASPRSMSAP